One part of the Rattus rattus isolate New Zealand chromosome 14, Rrattus_CSIRO_v1, whole genome shotgun sequence genome encodes these proteins:
- the LOC116883450 gene encoding putative olfactory receptor 2W6: protein MEKGNTSSFEGFILVGFSDRPHLELILFVVVLSFYLLTLLGNMTIILLSALDSRLHTPMYFFLANLSFLDMCFTTGSIPQMLYNLWGPDKTISYVGCAIQLYFVLALGGVECVLLAVMAYDRYAAVCKPLHYTVIMHPRLCGQLASVAWLSGFGNSLITAPQTLMLPRCGHRRVDHFLCEMPALIGMACVNTMVLEALVFVLAIFIVLAPLILILISYGYIARAVLRIKSAAGRKKAFNTCSSHLIVVSLFYGTIIYMYLQPPNSYSQDQGKFLTLFYTIVTPSVNPLIYTLRNKDIKEAIKKVLGKGSIEV from the coding sequence ATGGAAAAGGGAAACACGAGTTCTTTTGAAGGCTTCATCCTGGTGGGCTTCTCTGACCGTCCTCACTTAGAGCTCATCCTCTTCGTGgtagttctctccttttatctgCTCACTCTTCTTGGCAACATGACCATCATCTTGCTTTCGGCTCTGGATTCCCGGttgcacacacccatgtatttctttctggCCAACCTCTCATTCCTGGATATGTGTTTCACTACGGGCTCCATCCCACAGATGCTCTATAACCTCTGGGGTCCAGACAAGACCATCAGCTACGTGGGTTGTGCCATCCAGCTGTATTTTGTCTTAGCATTGGGAGGGGTGGAGTGTGTCCTCCTGGCTGTCATGGCATATGACCGGTACGCTGCTGTCTGCAAGCCCCTGCACTACACAGTCATCATGCACCCTCGTCTCTGTGGGCAGTTGGCTTCAGTGGCATGGTTGAGTGGCTTTGGCAATTCTCTCATTACTGCACCGCAGACATTGATGTTGCCCCGCTGTGGACACAGACGGGTGGACCACTTTCTCTGTGAAATGCCAGCCCTGATTGGCATGGCCTGTGTGAACACTATGGTCTTGGAGGCACTAGTTTTTGTGTTGGCCATTTTTATCGTATTGGCACCTCTTATCCTCATCCTTATCTCCTATGGTTACATTGCCCGAGCAGTGCTGAGGATCAAGTCAGCTGCTGGGAGAAAGAAAGCCTTCAACACCTGCAGCTCCCACTTAATTGTTGTCTCTCTCTTCTACGGTACCATCATATACATGTACCTCCAGCCACCAAACAGTTACTCCCAGGACCAGGGCAAGTTTCTCACTCTTTTCTACACCATAGTCACTCCTAGTGTTAACCCCCTGATCTATActctgagaaacaaagatatcAAAGAGGCCATAAAGAAAGTGTTAGGGAAGGGGAGCATAGAAGTCTAG